From a single Okeanomitos corallinicola TIOX110 genomic region:
- a CDS encoding GUN4 domain-containing protein produces the protein MKTDTTFTHPQIKSFLKRYPTHEELLLHAAFPLALTPDLLYCLRENFTPRTPWIAVSDILLFLCDSVGFQLYEIDPEIRHELLTELKHQNINRLYELSDFMVAYIREQLKDNYRADEDLGAAPHWTALSYAKPDTAVEEIRKELEAKLKTNPNLKLKYASVLEIYADSHPLIAAGLEPLLKVVQGLDVDVLIAEMLAKGGMDYRPLREMLAKGEWREADKETDRVMLAVMNKGEDDFLWSEDFDNFPCEDLRIIDQLWVKYSNGHFGFSVQKEIYQSLEGTRKYNQEVWEKFGDTVGWREKEEWLYYGDITFNIEAPKAHLPTQANCSLLHEGHGFVSSLLLSRRDL, from the coding sequence ATGAAAACTGACACCACATTTACCCATCCCCAAATAAAATCATTCCTCAAACGCTACCCCACCCATGAGGAATTGTTGCTTCATGCTGCTTTTCCCCTTGCACTTACACCAGATTTATTATATTGTTTACGGGAAAACTTTACACCTCGTACACCTTGGATAGCTGTATCCGATATTTTATTATTTTTATGTGATTCTGTGGGTTTTCAATTATATGAAATTGACCCAGAAATACGTCACGAATTATTAACAGAATTAAAACATCAAAACATCAATAGATTATACGAATTATCGGATTTTATGGTGGCATATATCCGCGAACAATTAAAAGATAATTATCGTGCAGATGAAGATTTAGGTGCTGCACCCCACTGGACAGCTTTAAGTTATGCAAAACCAGATACAGCAGTTGAGGAAATTAGAAAAGAGTTAGAAGCAAAGTTAAAAACAAATCCAAATTTAAAACTTAAATATGCTTCGGTGTTAGAAATTTATGCAGACTCTCACCCTTTAATTGCAGCAGGTTTAGAACCTTTATTAAAAGTTGTCCAGGGGTTGGATGTAGATGTTTTAATAGCGGAAATGTTAGCAAAGGGGGGAATGGACTACAGACCTCTACGGGAAATGTTAGCGAAAGGTGAATGGAGGGAAGCAGATAAAGAAACAGACAGAGTAATGTTAGCGGTTATGAATAAAGGAGAAGATGATTTTTTATGGTCAGAAGATTTTGATAATTTTCCCTGTGAAGACCTCCGCATTATTGACCAATTGTGGGTAAAATACAGCAATGGACATTTTGGTTTTAGTGTCCAAAAGGAAATTTATCAAAGTTTGGAGGGAACGAGAAAATATAATCAGGAAGTGTGGGAGAAGTTTGGAGATACAGTAGGATGGAGGGAAAAGGAGGAGTGGTTGTATTACGGCGATATTACTTTTAATATAGAAGCACCAAAAGCACATCTACCTACACAAGCAAATTGCAGTTTATTGCATGAGGGGCATGGTTTTGTCTCTTCTCTCCTTCTCTCGCGTCGAGACTTGTAG
- a CDS encoding DUF4079 domain-containing protein, translated as MSLELSPDIKFGLNFLHPTMMWVLLALSLYAAYSGLQVQRTRNAQGEEKKQLIKGKFTIKHHQIGSIILALMVAGSIGGMAVTYINNGKLFVGPHLLAGLGMTGLIAFSASLSPFMQKGANWARATHILLNFGILGLFVWQAVSGVEIVLRIISKA; from the coding sequence ATGAGTTTAGAACTTTCTCCAGATATCAAATTTGGGTTAAACTTCCTTCACCCAACAATGATGTGGGTATTATTAGCACTCTCCTTATATGCAGCATATTCAGGGCTACAAGTACAGCGTACCAGAAATGCTCAAGGAGAAGAAAAGAAACAACTAATTAAAGGTAAATTTACAATTAAACATCACCAAATTGGCTCTATCATCCTAGCCCTAATGGTAGCTGGTTCAATAGGTGGGATGGCAGTTACTTACATCAATAACGGTAAATTATTTGTCGGACCCCATCTATTAGCAGGTTTAGGGATGACAGGTTTAATTGCATTTTCCGCGTCCTTATCTCCCTTCATGCAAAAAGGAGCAAATTGGGCGCGTGCAACTCATATTTTATTAAATTTCGGGATTTTAGGACTATTTGTTTGGCAAGCTGTTTCTGGTGTAGAAATAGTCTTGAGAATTATTAGTAAGGCCTAG
- a CDS encoding papain fold toxin domain-containing protein → MSNYDNFQCVESAIAIQEYLIRQGIKGKRIKIYTGTAMGWDANIYDDLLGYAISVNGRHEGIAIIINGIEIVYDNLHPEGLTKEQWLNNLQFDSKLYLGKEFEITEEYF, encoded by the coding sequence ATTAGTAATTATGATAACTTTCAATGTGTTGAATCTGCTATTGCTATTCAAGAATACTTAATTCGTCAGGGAATTAAAGGCAAAAGAATTAAAATTTATACTGGTACTGCTATGGGATGGGATGCAAATATTTATGATGATTTGTTAGGATATGCTATTTCAGTTAATGGTCGTCATGAAGGAATTGCTATTATAATAAATGGAATAGAAATTGTTTATGATAATCTTCACCCAGAAGGACTCACAAAAGAACAATGGTTGAATAATCTACAGTTTGATAGTAAACTTTACTTAGGTAAAGAATTTGAAATTACAGAAGAATACTTTTAG
- a CDS encoding DUF1997 domain-containing protein yields MVANNWEFQTLKKTDSVLQADSSVNSEETLVQETHVCPSKFHSYYQDCMEMFASREQVAEYLNSHSLWFVRCADPMRVQPLGENGYALVIGQFGAFGYEVEPKIGLELLAPQDDKYHIRTIPIPDYQAPGYDVDYNASMELVESASGLTRVEWQLNLIVDLHFPKFIQRLPHSLIQSTGDRLLNQIVRQVSRRLTRKVQADFHQSFNIPFPVQSRKKFFGH; encoded by the coding sequence ATGGTAGCAAATAACTGGGAATTTCAAACCTTGAAGAAAACTGATTCAGTTTTACAAGCAGATTCAAGCGTAAATTCAGAAGAAACTTTAGTACAAGAAACTCATGTATGTCCTAGTAAATTCCACAGTTATTATCAAGACTGTATGGAAATGTTTGCTTCTAGGGAACAGGTGGCTGAATATTTAAATTCTCATTCTTTATGGTTTGTCCGCTGTGCTGACCCTATGAGGGTTCAACCTTTGGGTGAAAATGGCTATGCTTTGGTAATTGGTCAGTTTGGCGCTTTTGGTTATGAGGTAGAACCAAAAATAGGTCTGGAATTGTTAGCACCACAGGATGATAAATACCATATTCGCACTATTCCTATTCCTGACTACCAAGCTCCTGGTTATGATGTTGACTATAATGCTTCGATGGAATTGGTAGAAAGCGCGTCTGGGTTAACTAGGGTAGAATGGCAGTTAAATTTAATCGTGGATTTGCATTTTCCCAAGTTTATTCAACGTTTACCTCATTCTTTAATTCAGTCTACTGGCGATCGCCTACTTAATCAAATTGTCCGTCAAGTCTCCCGTCGTTTAACTCGCAAGGTTCAAGCAGATTTCCACCAGTCTTTTAATATTCCTTTTCCTGTTCAGTCTCGGAAAAAGTTTTTTGGTCATTAG
- a CDS encoding MoxR family ATPase, with protein sequence MNTKNTDLNYQYTGEEQYQPEPDRSKKLYPYYPDKNLIQAVNLAIVLERPLLLQGEPGCGKTLLAKAIAYEFQQQLNIEKYPFFSWSIKSTTRAKEGFYTYDTLARLRDAQLVSNTGLNQTELAKVAARVNDEKHTEYIKYGALGKAFQTEDYRPILLIDEIDKADIDFPNDLLEVLEESKFDIPEISETITSKQTPIIIITSNDEKELPDAFLRRCIYYYIEFPKPERLIKIVNSHLGKPLDDKNQLVKKAVDKFIEVREEGTRRKDSKKPSTSELLDWVLWLKRYSQEEALEFVENLEQHPHLLGVLLKNKDDQEYYRNQFNDD encoded by the coding sequence ATGAACACCAAAAACACCGACCTTAATTATCAATACACAGGTGAAGAACAATACCAACCTGAACCAGACAGAAGCAAAAAACTATATCCCTATTACCCAGATAAAAACCTCATTCAAGCGGTAAATTTAGCAATTGTTTTAGAACGTCCGCTGTTATTACAAGGTGAACCAGGATGTGGTAAAACCTTATTAGCTAAAGCAATTGCTTATGAGTTTCAACAACAATTAAATATAGAAAAATATCCTTTCTTTTCCTGGTCAATTAAATCTACTACCCGTGCAAAAGAAGGATTCTATACCTATGATACTTTAGCTAGGTTACGAGATGCTCAATTAGTTAGTAATACTGGTTTAAATCAAACAGAATTAGCAAAAGTTGCTGCTAGAGTTAATGATGAAAAGCACACAGAATATATTAAATATGGTGCTTTAGGTAAAGCTTTTCAAACAGAAGATTATCGTCCAATTTTGTTAATTGATGAAATAGACAAAGCTGATATTGATTTTCCTAATGATTTATTGGAGGTGTTGGAAGAATCAAAATTTGATATTCCAGAAATTAGTGAAACTATTACATCCAAACAAACACCAATTATTATTATCACTAGCAATGATGAAAAAGAATTACCCGATGCGTTTTTAAGACGTTGCATTTATTATTATATTGAATTTCCTAAACCAGAAAGATTAATTAAAATTGTCAATAGTCATTTGGGTAAACCTTTAGATGATAAAAATCAATTGGTTAAAAAAGCTGTAGATAAATTTATTGAAGTTCGTGAAGAAGGAACTCGCAGAAAAGATAGTAAAAAACCTAGTACAAGTGAGTTATTAGATTGGGTACTGTGGTTAAAGCGTTATTCTCAAGAAGAAGCTTTAGAGTTTGTTGAAAATCTAGAACAACATCCCCATTTATTAGGAGTTTTATTGAAAAATAAAGATGACCAAGAATATTACAGGAATCAATTTAATGATGATTAA
- a CDS encoding ankyrin repeat domain-containing protein, translating into MTANNNDLLLNAAKKGDIERVREILEIGTNVNAGDRNGTTALMFAANLGYTEIVRSLLDFGANINLPRKIYGLTALMLAATNNQVDVVKVLISRGADINAVNEDGSTALMAAVQKGNLEIVQILLNAGADVSITDQDNDTALKIAITQGATAIVKALLQNSQIVNTADTEGETPLMMAADLGYLDIVQTLLLENADTNIKNPDGSTGLLAAAAAGHSNIVVALLDAGAEINYQDKEGETALHFAVVEDYLETVKILIQRGANVELRNHLGDTPLLIAAFQGYSEIVAVLLNAGADKDKRNFGEVALTLAISQGQIETVKILLDNGADVNVLADDGKTPLVKALVNNYPFIFKLLLETGADVNFQDSAGATVLMYAASEGYTQAVEMLITAGADLNLKNQGGYTALMIAEFNNYRTTAQILRQAGAEE; encoded by the coding sequence ATGACTGCAAATAATAATGATTTACTGCTCAATGCAGCTAAAAAAGGCGATATTGAACGTGTTAGAGAAATACTAGAAATTGGTACTAACGTGAATGCGGGCGATCGCAATGGTACAACAGCGTTAATGTTTGCTGCTAATTTGGGATATACGGAAATCGTGCGATCGCTCTTAGATTTTGGTGCTAACATCAACTTACCTAGAAAAATCTACGGTTTAACAGCATTAATGCTCGCTGCAACTAATAACCAAGTTGATGTTGTCAAAGTGTTAATTTCCAGAGGTGCGGATATCAACGCAGTTAATGAAGATGGTAGCACAGCACTAATGGCAGCAGTGCAAAAAGGTAATTTAGAAATTGTACAAATATTATTAAATGCTGGTGCAGATGTCAGCATTACAGATCAAGATAATGACACCGCTTTAAAAATCGCCATCACACAAGGCGCTACAGCAATAGTCAAGGCATTACTACAAAATAGTCAAATTGTCAATACCGCAGATACAGAAGGTGAAACACCCTTAATGATGGCCGCAGACTTGGGATATTTAGACATAGTGCAAACATTATTGTTAGAAAATGCAGATACCAACATCAAAAACCCCGATGGAAGTACAGGACTGTTAGCAGCAGCAGCCGCAGGACATAGTAATATAGTTGTAGCCTTGTTAGATGCAGGTGCAGAAATTAATTATCAAGATAAAGAAGGGGAAACCGCTTTGCATTTTGCAGTGGTGGAAGATTATTTAGAGACAGTCAAAATCTTAATTCAAAGGGGTGCAAATGTAGAACTTAGAAATCATCTAGGAGACACACCTTTATTAATAGCAGCATTTCAAGGATATAGCGAAATAGTAGCAGTTTTATTAAATGCGGGAGCAGATAAAGATAAAAGGAATTTTGGGGAAGTTGCACTAACTTTAGCAATATCCCAGGGACAGATAGAAACAGTTAAAATTTTATTAGATAATGGTGCTGATGTTAATGTTTTAGCTGATGATGGGAAAACACCTTTAGTTAAAGCTTTAGTAAATAACTATCCTTTCATATTTAAACTACTGTTAGAAACAGGTGCAGATGTAAATTTTCAAGATTCCGCAGGTGCAACGGTGTTAATGTATGCTGCTTCCGAAGGTTATACTCAAGCTGTGGAAATGTTAATTACAGCAGGTGCGGATTTAAACTTAAAAAATCAAGGTGGTTATACAGCATTAATGATTGCTGAGTTTAATAATTATCGCACAACTGCCCAGATTTTAAGACAAGCTGGAGCGGAAGAATAA